The sequence below is a genomic window from Halococcus agarilyticus.
CCGCCTCGTCGGTGCGGTGGATGTCGGCGGGATCGCCGGAGAGCGCCGCCCATCGGAAGGGACCGCGACCGCGACAGAACATCGGCCGGATGTACGCCGGCACGAACCCCGGAAACTCGAAGACATCTTCGCGCCCGCGGTGATCCTCGACCTGGCCGCGGAGGTTGTTGCCGTACTCGAAGGCGACTGCGCCGCGATCCTGGAGGTCGAGGATGGCGTCGACGTGGCGCTCCATCGTATCGAGGCTCTCCTCGCGGTAGCGCTCGGGATCCGATTCTCGGCGGTCGTCGGCCTCTGCGACGGAGTAGCCGCTCGGGTAGTAGCCTTCGAGTTCGTCGTGGGCGCTGGTCTGGTCGGTCACGATGTCGGGGACGAACCCGCGCTCCAGCATCGTTTCGAGCATGTCCGCGACGTTCATCTCGACGGCGACGCTGTACGGCTCGTTCGCTTCGGCCGCTTCCTCAGCGTTGTCGAGCGCCTCGTCGAGACTGTCGGCGCGCTCCATCAGGTAGTCCGTATCGAGCCGGCGCTCGATCCGGCGCGCGTCGACTTCGGCGGCGATACACACACCTCGATTCATCGTGACCGCGAGCGGCTGTGCGCCGCTCATACCCCCCAAACCGCCGGTAGCGACGACTTTTCCTTCGAGGTTGCTATCGTATTCCTGCCGGCCCAGTTCGGCGAGGGTCTCGTAGGTTCCCTGGATGATTCCCTGGGTGCCGATGTACGCCCACGAGCCGGCGGTCATCTGGCCGTACATGATTTTGCCCTCGGCTTCGAGTTCGTGGAACTGCTCCCAGTCGTCCCACTTCCCCACGAGATTCGAGTTCGCGATCAGTACCCGAGGAGCGCGCTCGTGAGTCTCGAAACGGCCGACGGGCTTGCCCGACTGGACGAGGAGGGTCTCGGTATCCTCCAGTTCGCGGAGCTCGTCGAGGATGGCGTCGTAGGCGTCCCACGATCGGGCGGCCCTGCCGGTGCCGCCGTACACCACGAGATCCTCGGGCTTTTCGGCCACTTCGGGATCGAGGTTGTTGTTGAGCATCCGGAGGGCGGCCTCCTGACGCCATCCCTCACACTCGATCTCGGTGCCCGTCGGTGCGCCCCGATACTCGCGCCACTCGTCGGACGGCTCGCCGATACCGGGCTCGGTTCCGGCGGGTTGCTGTTCACTCATCCTCTCTCCCTATGCGAACGGTTCACGAGTCAGTTGTGGCTCCACGAGGAGGGTGATTTATGAGAGCAGCCGGTTCCGGCTTGCGAACGGACCGACGTATCGGAGCGGAGCGACGAAGCCTCCGCCGCCGCGACGATGGCACGTGTTCGGGGTCGCACCGTAGTGTCCCGACCACGCGAACCGCTTCCACCGTCGACGAGAACCCAGCCGTCAGTAGACCGGTGGCGCGTAGACGCTGACCGTCCGGAGCGGTCCTCCGTCGTCACCGTCCCTCTCATCGCCGTCGTTGCGGATCTCGTGCGCTTCGCCGGCCTCGATGCAGACGAGCGTACCAGATGTGAGACGGCACTCCTCGCCGTCGACGACGGCGACGCCGGTTCCGTCGGCGACGTAGCACCACTGATCGGCCTCTGGATGGCGGTTCTCGGGGCCGCCGGTCGACTGACCCGGCGAGAGCACCATCGTCGCGGCCTGAGAGCGCTCGGTGCCGGCGACGACGTCGAAGAAGCCGTCGGCCTCGTCGGTCTCGACGACGTTCACGATTCACTCGGCTCCGCGACTTTCACGACTTGCTTGCCGATGTTGTCGCCCTCGAACAGTCCGAGGAAGGCGTCGGGAGCGTTCTCGAACCCCTCGACGATCGACTCGCGGTGGGCGATGTCGCCGTTCGTCACCCACTCGTGGAGGCGGTCGTTCGCGTGCTCGAATCTGGTCGCGTAATCACCGACGAGAAAGCCCTCGACGCGGGCGCGCGGCGCGATGAGCCCCGGGAGTTTTCGCGGTCCTGTCGGGACCCCCTCCTCGTTGTAGAGCGCGATCTGGCCGCAGATCGCCACCCGCGCGTCGACGTTCAACCGGGTGAACACCGCGTCCGAGATCGGGCCGCCGACGTTGTCGAAGTAGGCGTCGACGCCGTTCGGTGCGGCGTCGCCGAGCGCCTCGCGGTAGTCGTCGGTCGTCTTGTAGTTGATGCCGGCGTCGAACCCGAGATCGTCTTCGAGGTAGTCCACCTTCTCGTCGCTGCCTGCGAACCCGACGACGCGCGCACCGCCGAGGCCGGCGATCCCGCCGACGGTCGAGCCGACCGCACCAGCCGCGCCCGAAACGACGACCGTGTCGCCCGGATCGGGTTCGAGCACGTCGAGCGTGCCGAAGTACGCCGTCCGGCCGGGCATCCCGAGCACGCCGAGGTAGGTGGGGAGCGTGAGGTTCTCGTGATCGGGGTCGATCGAGGTGAGGTCGTCGCCGTCGAGAAGGGAATGCTCGCTCCAGAATCCTTCGCCGAAGACGAACTCTCCAGCGCCCCAGTCGTCGTGTGCGGACTCGACGACCTCGCCGACGACGTGGCCCGCCATCCGGTCGCCGACGTCCCACGGATCGGCGTAGGACTCGCGGTCGCGCATCCGTCCGCGCATGTACGGATCGACCGAGAGGTACAGCGTGCGGACGAGCACCTCGCCGTGACGTGGCTCCGGAACGTCGCGTTCTTCGAGTTCGAACGTGTCGCGATCGGGTTTCCCGTCGGGACGCTTGCTCAGAACGAACTGGCGGTTGGTGTCTGTCACGGCTGATTCGTCGGTCCGTGATCGGACGAGTGTTCGGGTATCGGCAGTCGATCGACAGAATAGGCACTGGCCTGAAACGTGCCGACTGCACCACCGACATTTGGGGCAAAAGACGAATACCTCGCTGGATCGATCGTGATGTATGGCAACCGAGACGGTCGCGACGTTCGAGTCCTCGCTCGACGAGCTGGGGGTCGGGCTGACGCGCACCGACCCGGAGGGGTTCGACGACGCGCTCGCGGCGATTCTCGACGAACCGGCGGTCGGCGTCCCGCTCCGGATCGACGGCGTCTCGCTCGACGACGTGCCGGTCACGGTCGATCCGACGCTCGCCGAACTCCGGGCGGCGCGGACCGGCGTGACGCCGGTCGGGACGGCGGTCGCGACCTACGGTACGCTCGCGATCGAGTCATCCCCCGCGGGCGACGAGCCGGTGAGTCTCTTTCCCGAGCGCCACGTCGCGGTCGTTCGCGAGGAAGACATCGTGTGGGGGTTGGACGAGGCGTTCGCGCGGCTCGACGAGGCGTTCGACGCCGGCCGGGACAGCGTGGTGTTCGCGACGGGCGTGAGTGCAACCGCCGACATGGGATCGATGGTCGAGGGCGTTCACGGTCCGACCGCGGTTCACGTGGTGGTGGTCGAGTCGTGAGTGCCGAGACACGTCGGGAGAGGGCGGCACACATCCGCCAGCTCCTCGACACCGAGGGCGAGAACGTCCACGCGGACGCGACGCACATCAACGAAGCGCGCTACGACGCGGCCGCGGAGTTCGAGGCGTACGAGGAGCTCCGGACCGAAGCCCGCGAGATCAAGGCGGACGCGATCGAGCGACTGCCCGAGCTGATCGATCAGGTCACCGACGCCGTCGAGTCGAACGGCGGGCAGGTCTATCTCGCCGACGACGCCGCGGACGCGAATCGGTATATCGAGGAGGTGGCCGGCGACGCCGACTCGCTCGTGAAGTCGAAGTCGATGACCACCGAGGAGATCGAGGTCAACGACTCGCTCGAAGCCGCGGGCGTCGACGTCCACGAGACCGATCTCGGCGAGTGGG
It includes:
- a CDS encoding cupin domain-containing protein codes for the protein MNVVETDEADGFFDVVAGTERSQAATMVLSPGQSTGGPENRHPEADQWCYVADGTGVAVVDGEECRLTSGTLVCIEAGEAHEIRNDGDERDGDDGGPLRTVSVYAPPVY
- a CDS encoding LUD domain-containing protein, coding for MATETVATFESSLDELGVGLTRTDPEGFDDALAAILDEPAVGVPLRIDGVSLDDVPVTVDPTLAELRAARTGVTPVGTAVATYGTLAIESSPAGDEPVSLFPERHVAVVREEDIVWGLDEAFARLDEAFDAGRDSVVFATGVSATADMGSMVEGVHGPTAVHVVVVES
- a CDS encoding NADP-dependent oxidoreductase, translated to MTDTNRQFVLSKRPDGKPDRDTFELEERDVPEPRHGEVLVRTLYLSVDPYMRGRMRDRESYADPWDVGDRMAGHVVGEVVESAHDDWGAGEFVFGEGFWSEHSLLDGDDLTSIDPDHENLTLPTYLGVLGMPGRTAYFGTLDVLEPDPGDTVVVSGAAGAVGSTVGGIAGLGGARVVGFAGSDEKVDYLEDDLGFDAGINYKTTDDYREALGDAAPNGVDAYFDNVGGPISDAVFTRLNVDARVAICGQIALYNEEGVPTGPRKLPGLIAPRARVEGFLVGDYATRFEHANDRLHEWVTNGDIAHRESIVEGFENAPDAFLGLFEGDNIGKQVVKVAEPSES
- the hutU gene encoding urocanate hydratase, with protein sequence MSEQQPAGTEPGIGEPSDEWREYRGAPTGTEIECEGWRQEAALRMLNNNLDPEVAEKPEDLVVYGGTGRAARSWDAYDAILDELRELEDTETLLVQSGKPVGRFETHERAPRVLIANSNLVGKWDDWEQFHELEAEGKIMYGQMTAGSWAYIGTQGIIQGTYETLAELGRQEYDSNLEGKVVATGGLGGMSGAQPLAVTMNRGVCIAAEVDARRIERRLDTDYLMERADSLDEALDNAEEAAEANEPYSVAVEMNVADMLETMLERGFVPDIVTDQTSAHDELEGYYPSGYSVAEADDRRESDPERYREESLDTMERHVDAILDLQDRGAVAFEYGNNLRGQVEDHRGREDVFEFPGFVPAYIRPMFCRGRGPFRWAALSGDPADIHRTDEAVTELFPDNESLNRWIELAQEQVSFQGLPARVCWLGYETDEDDPDSLTERARFALRINELVADGEIAAPIVVTRDHLDAGSVASPHRETEAMRDGTDAVADWPILNALLNCAAGADIVSVHDGGGVGIGNALHANNHVVLDGSDLAGEKARRVFTTDPGMGVIRHADAGYEDALDEADRSDVSVPMRDRR